A single region of the Paludibacter jiangxiensis genome encodes:
- a CDS encoding serine hydrolase domain-containing protein yields MKKAGLMLFSFLTVCLVWATQPSLSQLQLAERNVVLLQDKAHLLPLQGLDTLRIACVSVGAPAENEFSAMLGKYMTVKSLAVNQVNVDSVANCLPQYNLTVVAVFGNQLSEKELAFIAAQNKKRDGEIVCSFANPSQWLSTVGKGTALVYAPDAEVASQQMAAQLIFGGIAAQGKLTAKLGSFKKGTGQATQAIRFKYTLPEDAGIDGKKLTTKIDSLVNDAIAQQTFPGCVVLVAKDRKVVFTKAYGYHTYLKAEGENYKRDVLNRKTEVDDLFDLASVTKVTAGCPSYLKLVDEGKINLDEKFSTYFPVLKGSNKENITVKEFLCHVGGLQAYSPFYKWAVNTDGSLNSNFVRSVPSEEFPIRISAALYARKDIGDSIYKAIAKSPLLSSYPKHKYVYSDWPFVMTPPVVEGIEHKPFEEFLQSTFYRSLGASEMMFNPWRTIPLSRIVPTELDNFFRQTQLLGYVHDEASGIMGGHSANAGLFANANDMAKLYQMYLQKGTYGGKRYFSEKTFDTFNSCPFEGEGVRRGICFDKPDMKDGKVVGHSYCSSLASPEAFGHSGYTGTVVWVDPTCNLVYVFLSNRVYPTRNNDKIVTTKIRAKVQTAIYESIISK; encoded by the coding sequence ATGAAAAAAGCGGGATTAATGTTGTTTTCATTCTTGACGGTATGTCTGGTTTGGGCCACACAACCTTCACTATCTCAGTTGCAGCTTGCTGAACGCAACGTTGTTCTTTTGCAGGATAAGGCACATTTGCTTCCTTTGCAGGGACTTGATACGCTCCGTATCGCTTGTGTTTCAGTAGGTGCTCCGGCGGAAAATGAGTTTTCGGCGATGCTGGGGAAATACATGACGGTCAAATCGCTTGCAGTCAATCAAGTAAATGTAGATTCTGTTGCAAATTGTTTACCGCAATATAACCTTACGGTTGTGGCTGTATTTGGTAATCAGCTGTCGGAAAAGGAGCTGGCTTTTATTGCTGCTCAAAATAAAAAACGCGATGGAGAAATCGTTTGTTCTTTTGCCAATCCTTCTCAATGGTTGAGCACGGTTGGCAAGGGCACAGCGTTAGTCTATGCGCCCGATGCCGAAGTGGCTTCGCAGCAGATGGCGGCTCAGCTGATTTTTGGTGGTATTGCCGCTCAGGGGAAGCTCACGGCCAAGCTGGGGAGTTTTAAGAAAGGAACAGGACAGGCTACGCAGGCGATTCGTTTCAAATATACCTTGCCCGAAGATGCGGGTATCGATGGAAAGAAACTGACGACAAAAATCGACTCGCTGGTGAATGATGCCATTGCGCAACAAACCTTTCCGGGCTGTGTAGTGCTGGTGGCCAAAGACCGAAAAGTCGTTTTTACCAAAGCATATGGTTATCATACCTACCTGAAAGCCGAGGGCGAGAACTATAAAAGAGATGTGCTGAACCGCAAAACCGAGGTTGACGATCTGTTCGACCTGGCATCGGTTACCAAAGTGACTGCGGGTTGCCCTTCTTATCTGAAATTAGTAGACGAAGGCAAAATCAATCTGGATGAAAAATTTAGCACCTACTTCCCGGTTTTGAAAGGGAGTAACAAAGAGAATATCACGGTAAAGGAGTTTTTGTGCCACGTGGGCGGCTTGCAGGCCTATTCTCCGTTCTACAAATGGGCGGTGAATACCGATGGTTCCCTCAATTCAAATTTTGTTCGTTCCGTACCTTCGGAGGAATTCCCGATCCGCATTAGCGCGGCGTTGTATGCCCGCAAGGATATTGGCGATTCTATCTATAAAGCTATTGCCAAATCGCCGTTACTGTCGTCTTATCCGAAACACAAATATGTCTACTCCGACTGGCCTTTTGTGATGACGCCGCCGGTGGTGGAAGGCATCGAGCATAAACCGTTTGAGGAGTTTCTACAATCGACTTTCTACCGCTCGTTGGGTGCGTCGGAGATGATGTTCAATCCCTGGCGAACGATTCCTTTGTCGCGGATTGTGCCTACGGAGCTGGATAATTTTTTCCGCCAAACGCAGTTGTTGGGTTATGTGCACGACGAGGCATCCGGCATTATGGGAGGCCATTCGGCCAATGCCGGCCTGTTTGCCAATGCCAACGACATGGCAAAATTGTACCAAATGTATCTGCAAAAAGGGACGTATGGTGGCAAACGCTATTTCAGCGAAAAAACATTCGACACGTTCAACTCTTGTCCGTTCGAGGGCGAAGGTGTTCGTCGTGGTATCTGTTTCGATAAACCGGATATGAAAGATGGCAAAGTGGTCGGCCATTCGTATTGCTCATCGTTGGCCAGTCCCGAAGCATTCGGCCATTCGGGCTATACCGGTACCGTGGTGTGGGTCGATCCGACCTGCAATCTGGTCTATGTTTTCTTGTCGAACCGCGTCTATCCGACCCGTAACAACGACAAGATTGTAACCACCAAAATTCGGGCAAAAGTACAAACGGCCATTTACGAATCAATCATCTCAAAATGA
- a CDS encoding SusC/RagA family TonB-linked outer membrane protein yields MTKMFKQRWFYLGFCLLLAFFTVVNANAQTKTIKGKVVDASDQPVIGASIKVKGTGSGTITDVAGEFSLKASKGAVLVVSFVGYATKEMPVGAAADYTIVLTEDTKALSEVVVTAMGIKKEKKALGYSVSDLGSQELMKNKNTNVVNSLAGKVPGVNITQSSGAAGAGASITIRGGNSTSEGRENQPLFVVDGVIYDNSTSVIGNTGTDGMSRSNTSYSNRIMDINPEDIETMSVLKGAAASALYGSRAADGVIIITTKKGAEGTVKVDFSSKLSSSWANKLPETQTEFGRGFYSTNGVFSDQTYNSWGDKIPAGTKLYDNIGDFFHSGTVLDNNVSVSGGSKNGSFYLSGSNFNQSGIISKTGYDKTTFRFNGEQKYGRLTVDANVAYSIANTDKTLTTSGLYGGGGNGTMTAVYGWPRTENMSKYLNDNGTKYRLFDGIFDLANDTENPYWITNMDKMNDKTKRFTGALSGSYKITSWWDVSARLGYDQYTTDAYTYIAPGSVVSEMYQKGRLSKSNYDYAYTTTNIMSNFHKTISDFDLNLLLGTTTENTERTNQTHWGYNFITAGTISFNNIASTNQFFKDATVKKRLVGAYGEFRASYKNIAYLTATGRNDWSSTLPEDNQSYFYPSVSGSMVFTELLPKNNILSFGKVRGSWAQVGKDANSYATLTYLTSPLNYGSYIGIGNSYTSGNPFLKPEIQTSWEVGGELRFLNGRIGVDYTYYHSQTKNQIASPRLSNASGYIMTSINSGSVINNGMELAITGKPIVKKDFEWNVTLNASYNRGKLGDFLKGVDYFYPTDAQFGTVKAASIPNGGNFLALTGRRVLHENGSNGTEDKNGRLLVDPTTGLYKLSSTSNNEIVGNREPKFIGGLNNSFRIKDLTLSFLLDFRIGGDVYNGTEYYLVANGMSKRTTANNRESVTVTGINSQTGAEFSQTYNANQSYTIGGATYSGKYMIQQYWANYNQNSENFITSVNWMKLRSVSLNYDFSKLLKKQKVIKGLSVTATGTNLFTWTNYKGMDPEVSAAGGTGGSGSTGIDYCSVPSTSSFSFGVNITF; encoded by the coding sequence ATGACTAAGATGTTTAAGCAAAGATGGTTTTATTTGGGTTTTTGTTTATTGCTGGCATTTTTCACGGTAGTGAATGCTAATGCACAAACAAAAACAATCAAAGGAAAGGTGGTTGATGCTTCTGATCAACCGGTTATTGGCGCTAGTATCAAAGTAAAAGGAACCGGTAGTGGGACAATTACTGATGTTGCTGGCGAGTTTTCGTTAAAGGCATCCAAAGGAGCCGTATTGGTGGTCTCATTTGTGGGATATGCCACTAAGGAGATGCCAGTGGGTGCAGCTGCAGACTACACAATTGTTCTGACAGAAGATACCAAAGCACTTAGCGAAGTTGTCGTGACGGCTATGGGCATCAAAAAAGAGAAAAAAGCATTGGGTTATTCTGTTTCCGATTTAGGTTCTCAAGAACTGATGAAGAACAAGAATACTAACGTGGTTAACTCATTGGCTGGTAAAGTTCCAGGGGTAAACATTACTCAAAGTAGTGGAGCCGCAGGAGCTGGAGCAAGTATTACTATTCGTGGAGGTAACTCAACGTCGGAAGGACGGGAAAACCAACCATTGTTTGTTGTGGATGGAGTTATCTACGACAATTCTACTTCGGTTATTGGTAATACCGGAACTGACGGGATGTCTCGTAGTAATACTTCCTATTCTAACCGTATTATGGACATCAACCCCGAAGATATCGAGACGATGTCCGTGCTGAAAGGCGCTGCCGCATCCGCTTTGTATGGTTCACGCGCAGCCGACGGTGTTATTATTATCACTACCAAAAAAGGTGCTGAAGGAACGGTAAAAGTTGACTTTAGTAGCAAACTAAGCTCTTCGTGGGCAAATAAACTGCCAGAAACACAAACCGAATTTGGTCGTGGGTTCTATTCTACCAATGGCGTGTTTTCTGATCAAACATATAACTCGTGGGGAGATAAGATACCTGCGGGGACTAAGTTGTACGATAATATCGGCGATTTCTTTCACAGTGGAACAGTTCTGGATAATAATGTCAGTGTATCGGGAGGTTCTAAGAATGGATCTTTCTATTTATCCGGCTCAAACTTCAATCAGTCTGGTATCATCAGCAAAACCGGATATGACAAAACTACTTTCCGGTTCAACGGAGAACAAAAATACGGACGTTTGACAGTTGATGCCAACGTCGCCTATTCTATTGCAAATACTGATAAAACTTTAACCACTTCAGGTCTGTATGGAGGTGGAGGTAATGGTACCATGACAGCTGTCTATGGCTGGCCTCGGACTGAGAACATGTCAAAATATCTGAATGACAATGGTACTAAATACCGTTTGTTTGACGGAATATTCGATTTGGCAAATGACACGGAAAATCCCTATTGGATTACCAATATGGATAAAATGAATGATAAAACCAAACGTTTTACGGGTGCTCTTAGCGGATCATATAAAATTACAAGTTGGTGGGATGTTTCTGCCCGTCTGGGTTATGACCAATACACCACCGATGCATATACCTATATTGCCCCAGGTTCGGTAGTTTCTGAAATGTATCAGAAAGGTCGTTTGAGTAAAAGCAATTATGACTATGCTTACACGACTACCAATATTATGAGTAATTTCCATAAAACAATCAGTGATTTTGATCTGAATTTGTTATTGGGAACTACCACAGAAAACACCGAACGTACCAATCAAACTCATTGGGGGTACAATTTTATCACAGCCGGAACCATAAGTTTCAATAACATTGCATCTACCAACCAGTTTTTCAAAGATGCGACCGTAAAAAAACGTTTGGTCGGTGCTTACGGAGAATTCCGTGCTTCTTATAAAAATATTGCTTATCTCACAGCAACGGGACGTAATGACTGGTCATCCACTCTGCCGGAAGACAACCAGTCATACTTCTATCCTTCAGTGAGTGGATCTATGGTTTTCACAGAGTTATTACCCAAAAATAATATCCTTTCATTTGGTAAGGTTCGTGGTAGCTGGGCTCAGGTTGGTAAAGACGCCAATTCTTATGCAACTCTAACCTATTTGACCAGCCCGTTGAATTACGGCTCCTATATTGGAATCGGGAACAGCTATACCAGTGGAAATCCCTTTTTGAAGCCTGAAATTCAGACTTCGTGGGAAGTTGGTGGTGAATTGAGATTCCTGAATGGACGTATTGGCGTAGATTATACCTATTATCACAGTCAGACGAAGAATCAGATTGCCTCTCCACGTTTGTCGAATGCCAGTGGTTATATTATGACTTCTATTAATTCGGGATCGGTAATTAATAATGGTATGGAGCTTGCTATTACAGGCAAACCCATCGTTAAAAAGGATTTCGAATGGAATGTAACACTCAATGCTTCCTACAACCGAGGCAAACTGGGTGATTTTCTCAAAGGAGTGGATTATTTCTATCCCACCGATGCTCAATTCGGTACAGTAAAAGCAGCGTCTATTCCTAATGGTGGTAACTTCCTGGCATTAACCGGACGTCGTGTGTTGCATGAAAACGGATCAAACGGAACAGAAGACAAAAACGGTCGTCTTTTGGTCGATCCGACTACAGGTTTGTATAAACTGTCATCAACCTCGAATAATGAAATTGTTGGTAATCGGGAACCTAAATTTATTGGAGGTTTGAATAATTCATTCCGTATTAAGGACCTGACTCTCTCATTTCTGCTTGACTTCCGTATTGGTGGAGATGTTTACAACGGAACAGAATATTACTTGGTTGCAAACGGCATGAGTAAAAGGACTACAGCCAACAATCGTGAATCGGTGACAGTAACAGGTATCAATAGCCAAACCGGAGCCGAGTTTTCGCAAACCTATAACGCGAATCAATCTTACACCATTGGTGGAGCTACTTATTCGGGAAAATATATGATCCAACAATACTGGGCTAACTACAACCAAAATTCCGAGAACTTTATTACTTCAGTCAATTGGATGAAACTCAGATCAGTTTCTCTTAATTATGACTTTTCGAAGTTGCTGAAGAAGCAAAAGGTGATCAAGGGATTATCGGTTACGGCAACAGGAACCAACCTCTTTACCTGGACCAACTATAAGGGAATGGATCCGGAAGTAAGTGCCGCAGGTGGTACCGGAGGTTCGGGTTCGACAGGCATCGATTATTGTAGTGTGCCTTCGACTTCCAGTTTTTCATTTGGGGTAAATATTACATTTTAA
- a CDS encoding RagB/SusD family nutrient uptake outer membrane protein: MKKNIFILFLTGLLVMSCNDFLDRKSLTTMDDSNYWTSESNLRLFANGFYNNYFNGYNSSWTTDYSPLTGYSFSDDLVSTGVQTNFYAQAPTSNSSTSESSAWIASYGGPQWNFAWVRKCNLFINRIDGMKGKSITDEAYNHWSAVGRFFRGFEYSRLVSVFGNVPYYDKVVGDGEKDLLYKDRDDRTFVMDKVYDDLNYAFDNMRTNDGNVQYLNKYIAASFISRLMLFEGSWQKYHLNNTEKAKKYFAFAVKAANFVMASGKYNFTSDFRSLFGSDNLASNKEVILYRTYDATQSVTHAVQSYSDGYSGQTQGPNLDLAKSFICKDSKPYQLSTVTDADKFDIASMVKTRDPRFEATFSNTVASCTQSSSLLYAYKFSDRVSPTYFNGVYPAMYASNTNVNDAPVIRYAEVVLNWIEAKAELATMGEAAVTQSDIDVSINAIRNRPLDATAIARGVTKTAPLQLTTLVTDPSKDDPAISDLMWEIRRERRMEFVFEFARLMDIRRWKKIDYMNYTTHPEKMLGLWIDFPKELPSFLVTTKVGKLKVKDATGNVITYNGTNASSMVGFYIPENSADRNSFTNRVYLCPIGTSTINAYKDKGYTLTQTPGWE, encoded by the coding sequence ATGAAAAAGAATATATTTATTTTATTTCTGACTGGTCTCCTTGTGATGAGTTGTAATGATTTCTTGGACAGGAAATCGTTGACAACTATGGATGACAGCAATTATTGGACATCAGAATCTAATTTGCGTCTATTTGCAAATGGATTTTATAATAATTATTTCAACGGATATAATTCAAGTTGGACAACTGACTATTCACCACTAACAGGATATTCTTTCTCGGATGACCTTGTTTCCACAGGTGTCCAAACTAACTTTTATGCTCAGGCTCCTACTTCTAACTCATCCACATCTGAATCCAGTGCATGGATTGCAAGTTATGGTGGTCCTCAGTGGAACTTTGCATGGGTAAGAAAGTGCAATCTTTTCATTAATAGAATTGATGGAATGAAGGGCAAGTCTATTACGGACGAAGCATATAACCATTGGAGTGCTGTGGGTCGTTTCTTTAGAGGATTTGAATATAGCCGATTGGTGAGTGTCTTTGGAAATGTACCTTATTATGATAAGGTAGTCGGTGACGGCGAAAAGGATTTGCTGTATAAAGATCGCGATGACAGAACATTTGTGATGGATAAGGTGTATGACGATTTGAACTATGCTTTTGATAACATGCGTACAAATGATGGAAATGTTCAATACCTGAATAAGTATATCGCAGCTTCTTTCATTTCTCGTCTTATGCTTTTTGAAGGCTCATGGCAGAAATATCATTTGAATAATACTGAAAAAGCTAAGAAGTATTTTGCATTTGCTGTAAAGGCCGCCAATTTTGTAATGGCTTCCGGCAAATATAATTTCACAAGCGATTTTAGAAGTCTGTTTGGTTCGGATAACTTAGCTTCGAATAAGGAGGTTATTTTATATAGAACTTATGATGCAACACAAAGCGTTACACATGCAGTGCAATCGTATAGTGACGGTTATTCAGGACAAACTCAGGGCCCGAATTTAGACTTGGCAAAATCATTTATTTGTAAAGATAGCAAGCCTTACCAGCTTTCTACTGTGACTGATGCCGATAAATTCGATATCGCAAGTATGGTTAAGACAAGAGACCCGAGATTTGAAGCTACTTTTTCAAATACAGTAGCAAGCTGTACTCAATCTTCTTCTTTGCTGTATGCCTATAAATTCTCAGATCGCGTTTCTCCTACATACTTTAATGGTGTTTATCCTGCAATGTATGCATCCAATACCAATGTAAACGATGCTCCGGTAATCCGTTATGCCGAGGTAGTGTTGAACTGGATTGAAGCGAAGGCGGAGTTGGCTACAATGGGCGAAGCTGCTGTAACACAGTCGGATATTGATGTGTCCATTAATGCGATACGTAATCGTCCCCTTGATGCAACTGCAATAGCACGTGGAGTGACCAAAACAGCTCCTTTGCAATTGACTACGCTGGTTACAGATCCAAGTAAAGATGATCCTGCTATTTCTGATCTGATGTGGGAAATTCGTCGCGAACGCAGAATGGAATTTGTTTTTGAATTTGCTCGCTTGATGGATATTCGTCGTTGGAAGAAAATAGACTATATGAACTATACAACGCATCCGGAAAAAATGTTAGGCCTTTGGATTGATTTCCCCAAAGAACTTCCTTCATTCTTGGTTACTACAAAAGTTGGTAAGTTAAAGGTGAAAGATGCAACCGGAAATGTTATCACTTACAATGGTACAAATGCCTCTTCTATGGTAGGTTTTTATATTCCGGAAAATAGTGCGGATCGGAACAGTTTTACCAATAGAGTTTATTTATGTCCTATCGGAACCAGTACAATTAATGCTTATAAGGACAAGGGCTATACCTTGACCCAAACTCCTGGGTGGGAATAA
- a CDS encoding glycoside hydrolase family 18 protein, whose protein sequence is MSKRRVVEIAFAIIVLLTSCSKDHDEPEVLKEDNSTVTLYKAPQNSKFQVVGYIPYYRDITTIPDSKLKMFDVVCYAFAEINASLLPEVQQPAKLQSLVARCKVLGVKVLLSFNGTHSYYASMTSQKATRDKFVDALEALVKQYNLDGLDNDWEYPKTADGTSTGNALLMRQLSDFCHKDKKYLLTMAITSGKYVGSTSNGILAEVFDDVDWFNVMIYDDYSETLPYINHSSFQFFQTSYAYWVTTRKMPATKFVTGLPLYGRPSGLAMSGNVLGYNLILAQGANAALDSAIVTTTAHPSPFTIYYNGTATMRKKTSYSKNLGLGGVMFWEATMDANDDRSLVRAVNDEIGRTY, encoded by the coding sequence ATGTCTAAAAGACGAGTTGTTGAGATAGCATTTGCTATCATTGTGTTGTTGACATCGTGCTCGAAAGACCACGATGAACCTGAGGTGCTGAAGGAGGATAACTCGACAGTTACCCTTTACAAAGCGCCCCAAAATTCCAAATTTCAGGTAGTGGGTTATATTCCCTATTATAGAGATATAACTACCATCCCTGATTCGAAATTGAAGATGTTTGATGTGGTCTGCTATGCTTTTGCAGAGATCAACGCTTCATTATTGCCCGAAGTGCAACAACCGGCGAAGCTCCAGTCTCTGGTGGCTCGTTGTAAGGTATTAGGGGTGAAAGTCTTGCTGAGTTTTAACGGAACTCACTCATACTACGCTTCCATGACATCGCAAAAAGCGACTCGCGATAAATTTGTAGATGCGTTGGAGGCATTAGTAAAACAATATAATCTCGATGGGCTGGATAACGATTGGGAATATCCAAAAACAGCAGACGGCACATCGACCGGAAATGCTCTGTTGATGAGGCAACTGAGCGACTTTTGTCATAAAGACAAGAAATATCTGTTGACCATGGCCATCACGTCAGGTAAGTATGTCGGTTCTACCTCCAATGGTATCCTTGCAGAGGTATTTGACGATGTGGATTGGTTTAACGTGATGATTTACGACGATTATAGCGAAACTTTACCATATATAAACCATAGTTCTTTTCAGTTTTTTCAAACAAGCTATGCCTATTGGGTGACTACGCGCAAAATGCCGGCTACTAAATTTGTTACCGGTCTGCCGCTTTACGGCCGTCCATCCGGTCTGGCAATGTCTGGCAATGTGCTGGGATACAATCTGATTTTGGCTCAGGGTGCCAATGCAGCACTCGATTCGGCTATAGTAACAACGACGGCTCATCCAAGTCCATTTACCATCTACTACAATGGAACAGCAACCATGCGCAAAAAGACCAGCTATTCCAAAAATCTCGGGTTGGGTGGGGTAATGTTCTGGGAAGCAACCATGGATGCAAACGACGATCGTTCGTTAGTCAGGGCGGTAAATGATGAAATAGGACGTACTTATTGA
- a CDS encoding SusD/RagB family nutrient-binding outer membrane lipoprotein: MKNLIYIFVIGCLLSLNLTSCKDWLDVNTDPDSPNNKSAQISNRLPWIQHFYMYSAGVTNYRTACQAGVFYSSSANPNSLAVTWACAPGNTTTPYQTWFVEVAANLNDLYEKAQKEGAYHYMAVADVFHAMGFMEMLDLYGEIPYTQALSGIASPTYDDGKTIFNGCIAKLDEAIQLFGKTQEAGATTLAAGDMWNNGVVSKWVKLCYGLKARYLLKLSKKTDLFKPDDILDCLSKGPQAIGDNTVGPCFNSSSDVTDYLFGDPVMTNGNWDYAAYGSTQRISQYYYNLLTNMRASGVTDPRMTKIVPAAMCNIKLDASGKVQSYDWYRSKPVDFFGASTRLLKGGPTSISLPTYAVADKTITYSITDNTERANFIAGLVGKHTYTVSGNNVSVLYQKGSVYVNSTNYNYAGDTAYVTLRNNSYLTGNQTLPLTDLNWYYSTDAMTAGAVGSTGSFQIRPVSDQEILTYHEMCFIKAEVYMRKGDKDNAFKAYQAGIQAHMDMMQAKLTAWKGAGYKNPDMWPMDPTQMAAYMTSAAVCQSSGTLTMTDIMLQKYLAMGCSVENWNDMRRFNYSAGNIGTFGVVYPGYDRGPLFAGGSQITGTSKTDPTYWMRRWMLPTNLELNYNSTNAKAANVHAGDPNIWCYPVWWDCATDDEYNGYIKAK, encoded by the coding sequence ATGAAGAATTTAATATACATATTTGTCATAGGTTGTCTGCTCTCTTTGAATCTGACGTCATGTAAAGATTGGTTGGATGTAAATACCGATCCAGATTCTCCAAACAATAAGAGTGCTCAAATATCAAACAGACTTCCATGGATTCAACACTTTTATATGTACTCGGCAGGTGTTACCAATTATCGGACGGCTTGCCAGGCAGGTGTTTTTTATAGTAGCAGTGCTAATCCCAACTCGTTGGCTGTGACCTGGGCATGTGCCCCCGGTAATACTACAACTCCTTATCAAACCTGGTTTGTTGAAGTAGCTGCCAATCTGAACGATTTATACGAAAAAGCGCAAAAGGAAGGGGCCTATCATTACATGGCCGTAGCCGATGTCTTTCATGCCATGGGTTTCATGGAAATGCTCGACTTGTATGGCGAAATTCCCTATACACAAGCTCTTTCCGGAATTGCAAGTCCAACATACGATGATGGCAAAACTATCTTCAATGGCTGTATTGCCAAGTTGGACGAAGCCATTCAATTGTTCGGAAAAACCCAGGAAGCCGGAGCAACCACTCTTGCTGCAGGCGATATGTGGAATAATGGAGTGGTAAGCAAATGGGTTAAACTTTGCTATGGCCTCAAAGCTCGCTACTTATTGAAACTCTCCAAGAAAACAGATCTGTTTAAGCCGGATGATATTCTGGACTGCTTGTCAAAAGGGCCTCAGGCAATCGGTGATAATACGGTCGGCCCATGTTTCAACAGCTCTTCGGATGTGACGGATTATTTGTTTGGAGACCCCGTGATGACAAACGGAAACTGGGACTATGCTGCTTATGGAAGTACACAGCGAATTTCCCAATATTACTACAACTTGTTGACCAACATGAGAGCATCAGGCGTCACAGACCCTCGTATGACAAAGATCGTACCGGCAGCTATGTGTAACATTAAACTGGATGCAAGTGGTAAGGTTCAATCTTATGACTGGTATCGGTCTAAACCGGTTGACTTTTTTGGAGCTTCGACTCGTTTGTTGAAGGGAGGACCAACCTCCATTTCTCTGCCAACTTATGCCGTAGCTGATAAGACAATCACTTACTCGATTACCGATAATACAGAACGGGCTAATTTTATTGCTGGTCTGGTGGGCAAACATACCTACACAGTGAGCGGAAACAATGTTTCTGTGCTTTACCAAAAGGGATCTGTATATGTTAACAGTACTAATTACAACTATGCTGGCGATACAGCTTATGTAACATTGCGTAATAACTCTTATTTGACAGGTAACCAAACGCTTCCTTTAACAGATCTCAATTGGTATTATTCAACAGATGCCATGACGGCAGGAGCAGTGGGATCTACCGGTTCTTTCCAGATTCGTCCGGTTTCCGATCAGGAAATTCTTACCTATCATGAAATGTGCTTCATTAAAGCTGAGGTCTATATGAGAAAAGGGGATAAGGACAATGCATTCAAAGCTTATCAAGCCGGTATTCAGGCGCATATGGATATGATGCAGGCCAAACTGACAGCCTGGAAGGGTGCCGGCTATAAAAATCCGGATATGTGGCCGATGGATCCGACTCAAATGGCGGCCTACATGACAAGTGCTGCGGTTTGTCAATCCTCTGGTACTCTTACCATGACAGATATTATGTTGCAAAAATATCTCGCAATGGGTTGTAGTGTCGAAAACTGGAACGATATGCGCCGTTTCAATTATAGTGCAGGGAACATTGGAACCTTTGGTGTAGTTTATCCTGGGTATGATAGAGGTCCTTTGTTTGCAGGAGGTTCGCAGATTACAGGAACTTCCAAGACCGATCCTACCTATTGGATGCGTCGCTGGATGTTGCCAACCAATCTTGAACTGAACTACAACAGTACCAATGCTAAAGCAGCCAATGTGCATGCTGGCGACCCCAATATCTGGTGTTATCCGGTTTGGTGGGATTGTGCTACCGACGATGAATATAACGGATACATTAAAGCTAAGTAA